The genomic region ACACAAAAAGGTTATTATAGCAGAGGTAACGAGGAGTGGATTACTTATAGCAACTGGATGACGGAGAAGGCCGGAGATACGATTACTTTTTATTTGAAAGATGGGAAGGTTAAAGGGTGGCTGGAGAAATGAATAAAAAACAATTGATAGTTGCTGGGATAATAAAATCATTATTACCAATTTTAATATTGCTTCTATTGCCCATTTCTTTATTTGCGGAAACCAAAGATTTCTTTGAGCTTATATTTGAGGCAGAAATTGAGGATATGAGAACCGGCTTGCAAGCGTGGACAGACCAGAAGGAAATCGAAAAATTATCAGGGATAACATTAGACGATGAATATGTGAAGAAGTTATATCAGGAATTTAAGAGCGTTCTCATTAATCCTCCGAACCCAGATACCTACACAAAATATAGCATTAAAAACGAAAAAGAGGTATTAAAAAGAACTGAACAATTAGGCCGTAGGCTACACAATTTGCTTATGGCTTTATCAGAGGAAGATTTTGAAAAGTACGGTAACTTAATAGCCGGGATGAGAGAACTGCTTTACATTGACGTAAAGCATATTCCTTTGGCAATCAAAGGTGACGAATCTCGTGTTATCTACTGGTATACGTGGCATAATAGCGTATTGGAATTAATAAAGAAAGAATACTCAAGGTTATTTGAATGAATAAAAAACAATTAATTGTTGCTTGTGATAAAAATAGGTTATGAAACAAGAAATTAAAGCCTGCCTTAAAAAAATTGGTTTTCTTCCAATTAATAAAACTCTTTGGCATACCTTAAAAATAAATCATATTAAAAAGAACAAAAACGAATGGAAAAAGATTAGACAAACAATTAAAAATAAAATTGGTAATAAAGGCGGTATATACATATATAAAAATGCATCAAATAAAATTCTTTATATCGGAGAAGGAAAGCGGATTAAAGACAGATTATATATGCACCATCGTGCATCTTTTGAGCCAGTTCCAGGCGATACTGAAAATATGAGGTGGCACAGATTTTGGTCAAAACATAAAGGTAAATTAACAGTTTATTGGAAAGAACAAAAAAACAAAAGAATCCAGAAAATGATAGAGCAAATGTTAGAATACGTATTAGTTCCTAAATTTGTAAAGTTTAAATGAATAAAAAACAATTAATAGTTGCTTGGAATTTGAGGGGACGTTTCTCCTTCCTATCGAACTGCACCCTACTTGACGGAAGTCTTTATCCCACATATAGAAAGCCCTTTGACTTAGTTGCCAAAGGGCTTAATCGTTCTAATTGGCTGCCCTTCATCAACGAATTTAGAACTATCTTATTAGAGATTCCGCAAGAATTTTTATATCACGAATTGCTGGAAATGGCAAGATAGAATAAATCTCTACCCCACCATTCAGTCTACATTAATTTTTTTCATCCGCTATCTGCTTTCACTATTAACAAGGTGCTAAATTTGACTGGAGCATATCTTCTGTAATTCTCTTTTTATTTTATCATGTGTAAAGTCTACTGCTAATCTTTTCTTTGTAATCTTTTCAAAGAGTTCAAACATTTTCATAATCTGTTTACTTCTGTGTATAATAAAATTAGAAATATGCTGAGTAGAGAAACAATCGGGAGGAAAAATATCAAAAAAACAAGGAGGAACAACCTTATTCTGAATTCTTCTCTTCATAAAATTAGTTACCCTACTTTTCTCCCATCCATATTCTTTCTTAAAGAATTCTTGCCATTTTTTATAATTTTCTTCCATCTCCCACATTATTTTTATCATGGAGAAGACTTCTTCAAAAAATGGTAGAGCATTATAAGTTATGATATAAAAACCCCTTCCTCTGCTTTTCTCTAACAAGGGGAATCCTATGGTTTTTAAAGTATAAAGTAATTTTCTAAAATCGGCTTTCTTTTCCTTTGCCAATTGATATACTGATTTAGCTTTTAGGATATTATCTAATAGTTCTTTCAGGTTATTTCTATCGTGTCGATAAAAATCGTCTTTTATTAAACGAACTACTTTTTTATCATTAAGCATCTTTATCTTTTCGTATAAATCCTTTAAAGGTTTTAGTTGCGTCTGTATTAATATTTCTATAGTTTCATTTACCTTTCTGTCTTCTAAAGACGGGGGAGGAATTGTAGAAGGCACAAAGGAAGTTTCTTCTAAAAAATTCTTTCCCCTTTCTTTTTCCAATTTTTCTTTCCGCCTCTCACCTTCCCACTCATATCTATCTTTTAATTTCTCCTCAGAGAGCAACTCAGAAATTTTTCCCTCTATTATAAAATGAGTGTCAGGGTAAGTTTCTATCTTCGGATTCTTTATCCACTCTTTACTTTTACAGTAATAATCTCCTGCTATTTCATTCACAAGACTATCTAATTCCTCTTTCTTATCTTCTCTAGGCCAATATCTCTCTAACTTTTTATATTTCGGGTGATTTTCAATTTCCGCTTTTATTATTCTTAAATGTGCTTTTATTCCTTCTCCATTATTGCTTTCCCAATCTCTAAGAAATACCTCTGTTATAACTATTCGTATAGCTACCTGAATAGCTTCGTTAAATTTCTTCTTATCCATCTCCCTCCTCCATTTTTTATAACATTTTTATTTTAAATCTATTATAAAAAAATGTCAAGTTTTTTACTATTGATTCTATATTGATGGGAAAATATGAATAACCCAAACAGTTCACCTATGGAAATCTGGTCTAAATTATATGGTAAGCCTATTTCCGAAGAGGAATATAAGGAGATTTGTCAGAATTTAGATGGATTTTTTCTCTTTATTAAAAGAATGGGATGATGAGGAAAGGGTGGAAAAAGAGAATGATGAAGGAAAACGATGTATTTCTGACCAAAGACCTCTATGAGGCATCTTTCCTTTATGCTAACCGCTTAAAATTACTTGATTTACAGAAAGAAGATAGGTTTTACTGGTTTGTCTTTGAGAATAAAGAATTAGCTGAGGAATTATCTAAAAAGTATTGGCAAAGGGAAGCTCCAATTGATGCCTCTACCTATGCGGAGGCTATCCGTTCTTTAAAAGATAGGCTCTATGCAAGAAAATGAAAGGAGATTGAGATGGAAAGACAATATTATTTTGATGAGGATTTAGGGAGGTATGAGGAAATCCTACCCAAATATTACCATCACAATCTAACCGATAGAGAACTTATTCAGACCTTCTTCTCTTCTTCCCAAGAAGCCCAAAAGCTTTTCTCAGAGAAAATTAAGGAATGGCAAGAAGTAAAAGAAAAAATTCTCCAGACAGAAGTTAAGCCTGCTCTTAAAGAAATAAGAGAGATTAAAGATGAGTTTGGTAGATGGTTCTGGAGAGAAGCACTTAAAGTTTTGGTAGATGAGAGGCTAATTGAAGCAATAAACCATATTCAAAGGTTAAAACGCTTAAAACTCATCGCTTCGGATAAGCCTGAGGGAAAAATAAAGAACTTTGAAGCAGAAGTAGGGCTCGCCCGCCAGACTCCGATTTTAAATATTGCCTTTTCCTTTCTCCAGTTGAAGAAATCCGGTAGAAATTATACTGCCCTCTGTCCCTTCCATCCAGAAAAACATCCCAGTTTTTACATCTA from Candidatus Omnitrophota bacterium harbors:
- a CDS encoding DUF5659 domain-containing protein, with amino-acid sequence MMRKGWKKRMMKENDVFLTKDLYEASFLYANRLKLLDLQKEDRFYWFVFENKELAEELSKKYWQREAPIDASTYAEAIRSLKDRLYARK
- a CDS encoding CHC2 zinc finger domain-containing protein; amino-acid sequence: MERQYYFDEDLGRYEEILPKYYHHNLTDRELIQTFFSSSQEAQKLFSEKIKEWQEVKEKILQTEVKPALKEIREIKDEFGRWFWREALKVLVDERLIEAINHIQRLKRLKLIASDKPEGKIKNFEAEVGLARQTPILNIAFSFLQLKKSGRNYTALCPFHPEKHPSFYIYPETNSFYCYGCNQGGDVVKFVQLALNYDFKEAVAYLTRR